The region CAGCTATTTTGattcacacaaaaaataaatggcagGTTTTGCAcggattaagcctagtccaagactaaattctattttgaatagagactctccatacaaaactcaatttagtacAGGACTAAACTTAATAAGTCTGTGAAACCGGCAAAAATGTTTCCAAGTTAAAATATGAAAGACAATTATCAATTTTATTCCCCTTTCATTCAACACATCAACGAATCATGACAGGTCACAACAATAACCTGTCCGCTGCAGCATgcataacaatttatttttgtgattcCCTGCTTCAAGATGATACGCATAACTGCATTTGCCCATGCAAAAAGACTGGTACATTAACCATCCTTCTTACAAACCCTAACAGTGATTCCTTCACGCACTGTAACAAGCTACATAGCACGATACCCTAACTAATTTCAAGGCAGCACATCCATTTTCATACGTCTGCATTCAATCGAGTGTTCATGCTGACATTATAGACCGTGGCGGAATGTGTCATGCATTCTGAGAACATGCATGTAAATTGCACACGTTATTGCAATACATTCTAATTAATATCTATGAGTGAAAACTATTTCTTACCGCCTAAGTGCGAGATGGGTTttgatttttgtatttgttgctGTCGGGGAGTTCCCGTGCGCTCTCGCGCTTCTTCTCGTGTGAGCTCAGCTTGTAAGCTATCACGTGATAATACTGTACATAGCATTAGCTAGTTCTGTTCTCAGAATAGTAAGTAGGCTAGACTTTTACGGTCCTGAGAACACTAATATTGGACACTACAAATCCGAGCCTTATGAGTTATCAATATTAATGTATTAAGAGTTTCATTATTTCCCTCTAGACCTCTTCGGAGGCCGTGGTCAGCTAGCTACAAAGAAGGCACTTCACAAAATTCCCTGTCTGGAGCAAGTTGGCGAACAGCGTGCAATTTGTTCACGGGCACGCTGCTGTAGTTACGCGCtgtgaacaatacatttttttgtaggAAAAATGCTTCGTTTTAAAATTGAGATTTTACTATCGCCCAAACCCAGCAGCCATTTACATTATATGCAGCGTCTGCTTTTAAATTAAGCTTGTAAATAGGGATTTTAACTCATGCGTGCAGCCTGCAGAAAATGTACTCTGGATGTATGGATGTAATTTTGATACATTTAGGGAAATGTTTATGTTCAGTATTTAACTTGTATATCAAACACAAATGTCGCTTTCtgtaaacacaaaatattttttttgttaacagGGCTAGTTATCTAGCTTATTCTCATATATCCAGTTAAGTTTGtactggaaaaaaacattttcgaACTCTGATCTCTGTAACATCAGCTCCACATCATCTTTTATATTATTGACATTCTTGTACTCCGATACAGCAGTTCAATAACGTGCACTGCGTGATTGGAAATTATGTAGGCTTCTGTACACGCAGGCGGCTGTAACCGGCCGCGTGAGGGCTGGATTTGCGTGAGTGGGGCTGGATCTGGTTTAGACAGACTCAGTGCGGTGATACAGCTCAGAGAGCGGCTGTGCGGAAGTTCTTTCATCCGTGCTGCAGGAGGGGTTCGCCTTTGCGATTATTCTCGCCACAACTTTACTGGGATAAAACTGAAAAAGCACAACTGTCGGACTACACACCCCAACTAGAGTTGGTGGTTTTATAGATAGGCGCTCTTTCCTGTCGGTAAGTGCTATATATTGTGCAATGTCAGTTTTTGAAAACCATTGCTGTGTATAGTAtacagcttttttttctcagcgTGAATGCGGGAAGTAGCGCGGGGGTGGTAGTGCGTGAGACTTCAGTCGTTCGGGCAGCATTACGACTGCTGCCTTTCCTTTTTGCTTTCACTTTCCTTGGTATAATCCGCAGAAATATACATGGGTAGTGCTAATGATAGCAACATGGGCCTggaatacattattttacagtataGTTTAATGACTTTTAGTGCGGTATGATTGACAGCTATAATGCCCGCATGAGCCATCTTCGAAATTGGCCAATGAAACTGCATGGGCGGGACGAATCCCCCAACTGTCAGTAACGTCAGGCTTTGGCCAATGTGTGATATGTTTGCCATGTTGAAATGCGTTCCACAGGTCTACTAAATAAACGTTAGCTAAATTGGTAAACTTAGCGATGTTAAGGAATCATATCCTTTTTCCGGCATTTAGTTTGAACAAACATGAGGCGTGTAATGCACTTGTTCTCATTGGCCTCGTTTACATTATCATGTATCATTAGCTTAGTattgtagctagctaatgctaGTAGCTTGCTAGCAAGATTGCTAGCAATTGCTTGCTAGCTAATGTAGCTGGCTAACACTAAACTGAATAGCTATGCGATGCGTTCTTAAACTGTGTTACATGCATTGCATGGTTTAAATTTTAATGTTTTCCAGAAGCAACGAAAAAAGCAATCTATTTAAGATATGGGTAACTCAAGTTCAGACAGGGCATGGCTCACCGAAACTTGAAAGTAGCtatattagctagctacctagctataGTTAACTTACAGAACTGCTTAgcggtaacgttagctagaaaATCTTGACTTAGCAACCACTGGGTGGGTCAATGCCCAAAATAGTCAGGCAGTGCATGTATTgacatttgcacatatattttgGAAAGCACAGGGAGCAAAGGTGATTTCGTGAGTTACAGTGCGACATTATCACGAGAGTGTATTTTTAGTCTTTTAAAAAGTACACACGCGTTCGTGGTTATGTATTATGTAGCTGATATAGACTATGTTACGCACATCAGGGATATTTATTTCGTCGATGTGACGAACGTGAATAAATGCATTCACCGGGTTGCGACCGCGAATCTACTAAGGTAGCCTAAGTTATAAAACTTCACTAGCTAGACCATACGACATTGCATAATGTTCTTCCTTTGCCTACTGAACATAGCTAGCTACTACGTATGTTTAATGAGAGTTGAATGTCTGTCTTAAACAATCGCGTTAAGGAATGTTTTATGATATCGAAATGTTGTTGGCCTAACTCTAAAAGTTTATCTTTTCCCGAGGAAAAAACACACCCGCCAACGTAATCGTGCATACATTGTTAATTATTTACTTGACCTATGTTTTTGACATGGATTGGCTCCAGACAAAACAGACATCCAGCAGAAACGTGTCAGTGAATTCCATTAACAAAGAATCAAGAAGCCATTTTCTATTTCTTGTAAAGACAAGTTTTGTTCTTGTGCATGTTTCTGGCTCTTTGGCAGTGTATGCAGTTCAGTACAACGTGAAAAGGCGAGTGCCTATTCTACGTACCATGACATAATGACTATGCAGCAATTTGTGGactaatgtattttctttttctcttgttAATTCAAGGAATCGTGTAAGGTAATCAGACTAAGCGATGACAAGGCCGAGCCACAGCGATCATGTCCTGCAGCAGCTCAACAACCAGCGGGAGTGGGGTTTCCTATGTGACTGTTGCATAGCCATTGGGGACATTTACTTCAGGGCCCACAAGGCTGTGCTGGCGGCTTGCAGTTCCTACTTCAGGATGATGTTTATCAAGGACCAGCAGGCTATGGCACGCCTGAACCTCAGCAACATGCAGATCAGCGCAGAGTGCTTTGATCTTATCCTGCAGCTCATGTATTTGGGCCGGATCATGGTGGGCCCCTATGAGTTTGAGGAGCTTAAAGCTGCCATGGCCTACCTGCAGATGTATTACATCCCTGATTCGCTGGACGATCTCAAAGACCTTCGGAGCTCCAACCTCAcgccttcttcctcctcctcttcatcctcttcctcgtctggctcctcttcatcctcctcagctccagGGTCTTTAGCGGGGAAAATGATGTTTGGCGTGCGCATGTATGAGCAGCAGCAAGGGCAAGGTGCCGCGGAGGGGGAGCATGGGCAGCAGGCCTCCAGCTCTGCCCCTGCTCTGCCCAGTATTAGCAGTACCGTGGGGTGCGGGGGAAAAgcggtggaggaggtggtgctacCGCTGGCACTGTCCCACAGCGTGCCCCACGTTGCAGACATTGCAGCCGAGCAACCCTGTGACCTCCGGAAGAAGCCCTCAGGGAGGAGCTCCAGCTTAAAGGAGCGCCCTCGGTTCGGCCGCACATTCACCTGCGACGACTGCGGCTTCGTCTTCAGCTGCGAGAAGCTGCTCATCGAACACATTCTCACCTGCACCAACCGCAAGGCCTTCCACGCCCCGAAGGCCAACGCCGGGGGCGACAACGACTCCAGCAAGGCAGAGAGCTTAGCTTCGGAAGGCTCTGACGATCACGGCGACGTATGCAAAACGGAATGCGATTGGCTTGACCAAAAGTCAGAAACGGAGGCGTTCAACAAGGAGACGGTGATCAAGTCCGTGGGAGCAGGACTGGGCAAGTCAAAGACCGCTCGGAATACCATCATTATCAAAGTGGAGCCTGAAGAAAATTCAGAGATGGATTTGGGCGGTATAAAAGTAGTGCGGGTGGGAGAGAGTAGCGCAGAGGACTGTACCATCCTGAGCACTCAGTTTGAGGACACTGATAAGCAGCAGAGTGTTTTTGACAAAGACGAAGAGATGGGCATGTCCGGCATGGAGGACAG is a window of Conger conger chromosome 1, fConCon1.1, whole genome shotgun sequence DNA encoding:
- the LOC133131276 gene encoding zinc finger and BTB domain-containing protein 1-like codes for the protein MTRPSHSDHVLQQLNNQREWGFLCDCCIAIGDIYFRAHKAVLAACSSYFRMMFIKDQQAMARLNLSNMQISAECFDLILQLMYLGRIMVGPYEFEELKAAMAYLQMYYIPDSLDDLKDLRSSNLTPSSSSSSSSSSSGSSSSSSAPGSLAGKMMFGVRMYEQQQGQGAAEGEHGQQASSSAPALPSISSTVGCGGKAVEEVVLPLALSHSVPHVADIAAEQPCDLRKKPSGRSSSLKERPRFGRTFTCDDCGFVFSCEKLLIEHILTCTNRKAFHAPKANAGGDNDSSKAESLASEGSDDHGDVCKTECDWLDQKSETEAFNKETVIKSVGAGLGKSKTARNTIIIKVEPEENSEMDLGGIKVVRVGESSAEDCTILSTQFEDTDKQQSVFDKDEEMGMSGMEDSNDPFDGHVSTSEAGKVMKGRQIKEERQEGVYLPCELCGALLTEDDLSAHYISSHMSSICACGKCGQILIKGRQLQEHAERCGEPQDVETDSLGDDSLSEDKQAVEEGLLEGDMGFEGDLGPSCQVYRDTCLAFRCPHCGLNFESEKLVVDHMVKCPEQELYRSSLMEEGERDHRRKHFCSICGKGFYQRCHLREHYTVHTKEKQFTCQTCGKQFLRERQLRLHNDMHKGMARYVCPVCDQGTFLKHDHVRHMISHLSAGETICQVCFQIFPSNEHLEQHMDVHLYICGVCGEKFRLRKDMRSHYNSKHTKKF